One Sphingomonas limnosediminicola DNA segment encodes these proteins:
- a CDS encoding DUF1259 domain-containing protein gives MRSIGIVRSFNLAVVPTLLFMASPAAPEPQKTNWDAIDQALGRAGTPQADGVRRYSFPRTDLHVALDGVTVKPALALGGWLAFQPMGANAIVMGDLVLTPEEVNPVMSELLKGGIHVTAIHNHLLRAAPPTVYMHVEGRGDPARLAAGLHAGLAISHTPPASPSAAPPPPLDLDTAAVDRIMGKAGKANGGVYQFTFPRAETIMDEGMAEPASMGTGTVINFQPLGGGRVATTGDFVLLGSEVDPVMRELRAHEIEVTALHSHMIGEQPTIYFMHFWAVGPATQLAVGLKAAVDRTNAQR, from the coding sequence ATGCGCTCCATCGGCATCGTGCGTTCCTTCAATCTGGCGGTTGTGCCGACGTTACTGTTCATGGCTTCGCCCGCAGCCCCAGAGCCCCAAAAGACGAATTGGGACGCCATCGACCAGGCGCTGGGCCGGGCGGGGACGCCACAGGCTGACGGCGTTCGGCGTTACAGTTTCCCGCGAACGGATCTCCATGTCGCGCTTGACGGAGTGACGGTCAAACCGGCGCTTGCCCTTGGCGGCTGGCTTGCGTTCCAGCCGATGGGCGCGAACGCAATCGTGATGGGAGATCTCGTTCTCACTCCCGAAGAAGTTAACCCTGTCATGAGCGAGCTGCTGAAGGGCGGCATCCACGTCACCGCGATCCACAATCACCTACTGCGCGCAGCGCCGCCGACCGTTTACATGCACGTCGAAGGCCGAGGCGACCCAGCACGCCTTGCCGCCGGTCTGCACGCTGGGCTGGCGATATCGCACACGCCGCCGGCGTCTCCGTCCGCTGCGCCGCCGCCACCTCTCGATCTCGATACGGCGGCCGTCGACCGGATTATGGGCAAGGCCGGAAAGGCCAATGGCGGTGTCTACCAGTTCACTTTCCCGCGCGCAGAGACGATCATGGACGAGGGAATGGCGGAGCCCGCTTCGATGGGCACGGGCACCGTGATCAACTTCCAACCGCTCGGCGGAGGTAGAGTTGCAACCACGGGAGATTTCGTCCTGCTTGGCAGCGAAGTCGATCCGGTCATGCGCGAACTACGTGCCCACGAGATCGAAGTGACGGCACTCCACAGCCACATGATCGGCGAGCAACCGACAATCTATTTCATGCACTTCTGGGCCGTCGGTCCCGCGACGCAGCTGGCGGTTGGGCTCAAGGCCGCGGTAGATCGGACGAACGCCCAACGCTGA
- a CDS encoding RNA polymerase sigma factor, which produces MVRSAQTALDRDHSEDTELARRCAARDRDAIRHVMAANNQRLYRAAWSVLKNKPDAEEAVQAAYLSAFANMGSYEGRSSLTTWLTRIVLNEALGRHRAEQVRRKSLEQRGVSMLDDYRGALMRGSDSDAPDVAVAREQIRKMIEQAVSSLPEGFRTVFVLRDIEGLSGEETAQILDLPLATVKTRLFRGRKRLQELLAPEVKAVLTGTFPFAGVQCAEMTERVLKAL; this is translated from the coding sequence ATGGTGCGATCGGCTCAGACAGCTCTCGACCGCGACCACAGCGAAGATACCGAACTCGCACGGCGCTGCGCAGCGCGGGACCGCGACGCCATCCGGCATGTCATGGCCGCCAACAATCAACGCCTATACCGCGCCGCGTGGAGCGTGCTGAAGAACAAACCCGATGCCGAGGAAGCCGTGCAGGCGGCCTATCTATCCGCGTTCGCGAACATGGGTTCGTACGAGGGCCGCTCGTCGCTAACGACTTGGCTCACCCGGATAGTCTTGAACGAGGCGCTCGGCCGGCACCGCGCGGAGCAGGTGCGGCGCAAGTCTCTCGAGCAAAGAGGGGTGTCCATGCTGGACGACTATCGTGGCGCATTGATGCGTGGATCGGACAGTGACGCGCCCGACGTCGCCGTCGCGCGCGAACAAATTCGGAAGATGATCGAGCAAGCGGTGAGCAGCCTGCCGGAAGGCTTTCGCACCGTGTTCGTGCTTCGAGACATCGAGGGGCTAAGCGGTGAAGAGACGGCTCAGATCCTCGACTTGCCCCTAGCCACCGTGAAGACGCGCCTGTTCCGCGGTCGCAAGCGGCTTCAGGAGTTGCTCGCCCCTGAAGTGAAGGCCGTACTCACCGGCACCTTCCCGTTTGCGGGAGTGCAATGCGCGGAGATGACCGAGCGGGTCCTCAAGGCGCTTTAG
- a CDS encoding cupredoxin domain-containing protein, protein MRSRRHPLYALSVGALLLASPAAAAPRTWTVVIDKMKFGPLPGRLHRGDAIIWVNRDFLRHTATAEDHSFDVDLPAGTKAKTVLKSAGAIAFACRYHPGMRGMLQVR, encoded by the coding sequence ATGCGCTCGAGGCGGCACCCCCTGTACGCCCTGAGCGTCGGGGCGCTGCTGCTGGCGTCCCCAGCGGCAGCGGCCCCACGTACCTGGACGGTGGTGATCGACAAGATGAAGTTCGGGCCCTTGCCTGGCCGGCTGCACAGGGGCGACGCGATCATCTGGGTGAACCGCGACTTCCTCCGGCATACCGCAACTGCAGAAGACCATAGTTTCGACGTAGACCTGCCCGCCGGAACGAAGGCGAAAACTGTCCTCAAATCCGCAGGAGCGATCGCCTTCGCTTGTCGTTATCATCCGGGCATGCGCGGCATGCTGCAAGTTAGATGA
- a CDS encoding DUF4142 domain-containing protein → MLKTTLIGLGLFAFSVPAAAAGGPTDPQIAHIAYTAGTIDIAAAQQALARSHNKAVRAFAQEMVRDHKAVNDKALALVKKLHVTPEANPTSAGLSKSAAATLKRLSHLHGRALDRAYAENEVAYHRTVNGALSTTLIPSANNAELKSLLSTGLALFQEHQAHAEHLVKGLR, encoded by the coding sequence ATGTTGAAAACCACTTTGATTGGCCTTGGGTTATTTGCGTTTTCAGTTCCGGCGGCCGCCGCCGGCGGGCCAACCGATCCGCAGATCGCACACATCGCCTACACGGCTGGAACCATCGACATCGCGGCCGCCCAGCAGGCGCTTGCCCGTTCGCACAACAAAGCGGTGCGTGCCTTCGCACAGGAAATGGTGCGCGACCATAAGGCGGTGAACGACAAGGCGCTCGCGCTCGTGAAGAAGCTGCACGTGACGCCTGAAGCAAACCCAACCAGCGCCGGGCTCAGCAAGAGCGCCGCCGCAACGTTGAAGAGGCTTAGCCATCTCCACGGTCGCGCGTTGGATCGCGCTTATGCGGAGAATGAGGTCGCCTACCACCGCACTGTGAACGGCGCGCTTTCGACCACCTTGATCCCCTCCGCGAACAATGCCGAGCTGAAATCGCTGTTGAGCACCGGGCTGGCGCTGTTCCAGGAGCATCAGGCGCACGCCGAGCATCTCGTGAAGGGCTTGAGATAA
- the groL gene encoding chaperonin GroEL (60 kDa chaperone family; promotes refolding of misfolded polypeptides especially under stressful conditions; forms two stacked rings of heptamers to form a barrel-shaped 14mer; ends can be capped by GroES; misfolded proteins enter the barrel where they are refolded when GroES binds) has protein sequence MAAKEVKFASDARDRMLRGVDTLANAVKVTLGPKGRNVVIDKSFGAPRITKDGVTVAKEIELADKFENMGAQMLREVANKQNDRAGDGTTTATVLAQAIVREGAKAVAAGMNPMDVKRGIDLAVGTVVKDLETHARTVSANHEIAQVATISANGDEEVGRILAEAMEKVGNEGVITVEEAKSLETELETVEGMQFDRGYLSPYFITNSEKLKVELDDPYVLIHEKKLSNLQALIPLLEQVVQSGRPLLIIAEDVEGEALATLVVNKLRGGLKVAAVKAPGFGDRRKAMLEDIAVLTGGNVVSEELGTKLENVTIEMLGRAKKVAIDKDNTTIIDGAGAKTDIESRIAQIRQQIETTTSDYDREKLQERLAKLAGGVAVIRVGGATEVEVKEKKDRVDDALHATRAAVEEGILPGGGIPLLRAIKALDGLETANDDQQSGVDIVRRALRAPARQIAENAGEDGAYVVGKLLETHEYNWGFNAATGTYEDLVKAGVIDPAKVVRTALQDASSVASLLITTEALVAEVPKEEKSPAVPAMDY, from the coding sequence ATGGCTGCCAAGGAAGTGAAATTTGCGTCGGACGCGCGCGATCGTATGCTGCGCGGCGTCGATACCCTTGCGAACGCGGTGAAAGTGACGCTCGGGCCGAAGGGCCGCAACGTGGTGATCGACAAGAGCTTCGGTGCACCACGCATTACCAAGGATGGCGTGACTGTCGCGAAGGAGATCGAACTCGCCGACAAGTTCGAGAACATGGGCGCGCAAATGCTGCGTGAGGTCGCCAACAAGCAGAACGACCGAGCGGGTGATGGCACCACCACGGCGACGGTGCTTGCTCAGGCGATCGTCCGCGAGGGCGCGAAAGCGGTCGCCGCGGGGATGAACCCGATGGACGTCAAGCGCGGCATCGACCTTGCCGTTGGCACGGTCGTCAAGGACCTGGAGACCCACGCGCGAACAGTCAGCGCGAACCATGAAATCGCGCAGGTGGCGACGATTTCCGCCAATGGCGACGAAGAGGTCGGCCGAATCCTCGCCGAAGCCATGGAAAAAGTCGGAAACGAGGGCGTGATTACCGTCGAGGAAGCGAAAAGCCTGGAAACGGAGCTGGAGACGGTCGAGGGCATGCAGTTCGACCGCGGCTACCTGTCGCCCTACTTCATCACGAATTCCGAGAAACTCAAGGTGGAGCTGGACGATCCCTACGTCCTGATTCACGAGAAGAAGCTATCCAATCTCCAGGCCCTGATCCCGCTCCTCGAGCAGGTCGTGCAGTCCGGCCGTCCGTTGCTAATCATCGCCGAGGACGTAGAGGGAGAGGCGCTCGCAACGCTTGTGGTCAACAAGCTGCGCGGTGGTCTCAAGGTCGCGGCGGTCAAGGCACCCGGCTTCGGCGATCGGCGCAAGGCCATGCTGGAAGACATCGCCGTCCTGACCGGCGGCAATGTCGTCAGCGAAGAACTCGGTACCAAGCTCGAGAACGTCACGATCGAGATGCTGGGCCGCGCGAAAAAGGTCGCGATCGACAAGGACAATACTACAATCATCGACGGCGCGGGCGCGAAGACGGACATCGAATCCCGAATTGCGCAGATCCGACAGCAGATCGAGACGACGACCAGCGACTATGACCGCGAGAAGCTCCAAGAGCGCCTCGCGAAGCTCGCCGGCGGGGTTGCGGTCATTCGTGTCGGCGGTGCGACCGAAGTCGAGGTCAAGGAGAAGAAGGACCGTGTCGATGATGCGCTTCACGCGACGAGGGCGGCCGTGGAGGAAGGCATCCTTCCCGGCGGCGGCATCCCGCTCCTGAGGGCGATCAAGGCGTTGGATGGTCTGGAAACGGCTAACGACGACCAGCAATCCGGCGTCGACATCGTCCGCCGCGCGTTGCGCGCTCCGGCCCGCCAGATCGCCGAGAATGCTGGCGAAGATGGCGCCTATGTCGTCGGCAAGCTGTTGGAGACCCACGAGTATAACTGGGGCTTCAACGCCGCAACTGGAACCTATGAGGATCTCGTCAAGGCGGGCGTCATCGATCCGGCAAAGGTCGTTCGCACGGCGCTGCAGGACGCATCGTCCGTCGCTTCCCTCCTGATTACGACCGAAGCGCTCGTCGCCGAGGTCCCCAAGGAAGAGAAGTCGCCCGCTGTCCCCGCCATGGACTACTGA